One part of the Tunicatimonas pelagia genome encodes these proteins:
- a CDS encoding BlaI/MecI/CopY family transcriptional regulator: MEELTKTEERIMQVFWRLKKAFVKDVIEQLPDDPKPPYNTISSVVRLLEKKGYLAYKAYGKTYEYYPAISKGEYRKLYIKKLLSGYFDNSPVSLLSFMVEEEQLSEEEINELKKLIDRIDQ, encoded by the coding sequence ATGGAAGAACTAACAAAAACGGAAGAACGGATTATGCAGGTTTTTTGGAGGTTGAAAAAAGCCTTTGTCAAGGACGTAATAGAACAACTGCCGGATGATCCAAAACCACCGTACAACACTATTTCTTCGGTAGTGAGGCTTTTAGAGAAGAAAGGATATTTAGCGTACAAAGCCTACGGAAAAACCTACGAATATTACCCGGCTATTTCTAAAGGAGAATACCGGAAGTTGTACATCAAGAAACTTCTTTCGGGCTACTTTGATAATTCACCGGTGTCGCTACTGTCTTTTATGGTAGAAGAAGAGCAGTTAAGCGAAGAAGAGATCAATGAGCTGAAGAAGCTCATTGATCGAATCGATCAATAG
- a CDS encoding S41 family peptidase yields MKRIQQILILLLIIAPVTTFSQENISDNEKSTTIESIKKLIHTNYVFAKPTKHFNNSLDSLNLSGKYDGIIDYMSFADALTNDLVEITKDKHFKIQYNPELVKSRREGLKRQQETTTEEKIEKNSEEKIDWNLWYAKKENFGFEKVAILGGNIGYIKLNFWQPLDWVKPTIDATMGFVANTDALIIDLTENQGGYSPTDGYLASYFFNEKPTLWMSSYERRSEERESTSTFEEIGGERYLNKSVFILVSESTFSLAEQFAYAMKHFDKAIIIGQTSAGAAHAIDFMEVNDHYLIQLPVSRSIHPVTELDWEGTGVIPNIITSKNEALKTAHLKALNEQIESLKKKTIVGPILKRYEKVKTEINNR; encoded by the coding sequence ATGAAGCGAATTCAACAAATCTTAATCCTTTTGCTAATAATAGCACCTGTTACAACCTTTTCTCAAGAAAACATATCTGACAATGAAAAAAGTACCACGATTGAGAGCATTAAAAAACTAATACATACAAATTATGTGTTTGCAAAGCCTACTAAACATTTCAACAACTCTCTGGACAGTCTAAACTTGAGCGGAAAATATGATGGCATAATTGACTATATGAGTTTTGCTGATGCTTTAACCAATGACCTTGTAGAAATCACGAAGGATAAACATTTCAAAATCCAATATAATCCTGAATTGGTAAAATCTAGACGTGAAGGTTTGAAACGACAACAAGAAACGACAACCGAAGAGAAAATAGAAAAGAATTCTGAAGAAAAAATTGATTGGAACTTATGGTATGCAAAAAAAGAGAATTTTGGCTTTGAAAAAGTTGCGATACTGGGAGGAAATATTGGCTACATAAAACTAAATTTTTGGCAACCATTAGACTGGGTTAAACCAACGATTGATGCCACTATGGGGTTCGTAGCTAACACTGATGCGTTAATCATTGATTTGACTGAAAATCAAGGCGGATATAGCCCAACCGATGGTTATCTGGCGAGTTATTTCTTTAATGAAAAGCCGACCTTATGGATGTCTAGCTACGAAAGGCGTTCGGAAGAGAGAGAATCTACTTCTACTTTTGAAGAAATTGGAGGAGAACGTTATTTAAATAAATCTGTATTTATATTGGTAAGTGAGAGTACCTTCTCACTAGCAGAACAATTTGCTTATGCTATGAAACATTTTGATAAGGCAATAATAATTGGACAAACTAGTGCAGGAGCCGCTCACGCAATTGATTTTATGGAAGTAAACGATCATTATCTAATACAACTTCCGGTTAGCCGTAGTATCCACCCTGTTACAGAACTGGACTGGGAAGGAACTGGTGTAATACCTAACATAATTACAAGTAAGAACGAAGCCTTAAAAACAGCACATCTCAAGGCATTGAATGAGCAAATCGAAAGTCTGAAGAAAAAAACAATCGTTGGACCTATATTAAAAAGATATGAAAAAGTTAAGACGGAAATAAACAACCGCTAA
- a CDS encoding amidohydrolase family protein — MKRILKNLIVPILFSLQSCAQKQTEVAQTSRVKLSDYTQSFVSLDSSRVALLNVKMFDGKGNPPKDSQTILIKDGKIFQIGNSDTLQVPDGFFQMNLSGKTVIPGIIGMHNHMRIPRSAMLSTSPKLYLAAGVTTIETCGTGNPYEELAIAKSIANGEQPGPEIINSGPYFTGPDGRQNFIRSTSEQMVRDTIRYWAQKGVKWLKVYTGTRPQDLKVIVDEAHKNNLKVTGHLCATTYAEAAEIGIDAIEHGFIHSYDHASEREIGTCVGNNDFRTNLAIESDEVKEVQQKLIKNGVALGSTLAIFEAQANVAADERDLEVMAPYHRAAYNTRKQRKQAQGDAWYFKEEWLTKSMAYELQFFKMGGLLVAGLDPGLHNMPGFGDQKNYELFVEAGFKPEEAIQVMTSNGAKLLERNDIGTIEEGKIANLVVLNGDLENNPKTIREVATVFKNGIGYDPKKLINSVKDNVGSETDNSMTYFGQKLPFNEPELFAPNIISKPNRHEFGCTFSKDGTEFYFGVDNNGVMEIHFSNLTDGVWSPQSKLFESDSISYNDPMFSPDQKRLYFISNRSLDGKKKEDIDIWYVERDSIESEWSEPLNLGLPVNSPLNEYYASFTDEGTLYFASKDKTEDAPRYAFDIYLSEYENGQFLKPEILPESINTNRYEADVFIALDESYMIFCSIRKNGLGQGDLYISFKDVDGNWTEAVNMGESINSDKHELCPFVSADGKYLFYTSNQDIYWVSTKILENYRK, encoded by the coding sequence ATGAAAAGAATACTTAAAAATTTGATTGTTCCAATATTATTTTCCTTGCAAAGCTGTGCACAGAAACAAACGGAGGTGGCACAAACTTCAAGAGTTAAATTGTCAGACTATACACAAAGTTTCGTTTCACTAGACTCATCAAGAGTAGCGTTGCTAAATGTCAAAATGTTTGATGGAAAGGGCAACCCACCAAAAGATTCTCAAACTATTTTAATTAAAGATGGTAAAATCTTCCAGATTGGCAACTCAGATACTCTACAAGTTCCAGATGGGTTCTTTCAAATGAATCTGTCAGGCAAGACGGTCATTCCAGGAATTATAGGAATGCACAACCATATGAGAATTCCAAGGTCTGCAATGCTCTCAACATCACCTAAATTATATCTGGCTGCTGGCGTGACGACTATCGAAACTTGCGGAACTGGAAACCCTTATGAAGAATTAGCCATAGCAAAATCCATAGCCAATGGAGAACAGCCTGGGCCAGAAATCATAAATTCAGGACCTTATTTCACAGGACCCGACGGCAGGCAAAATTTTATAAGGTCTACAAGCGAACAAATGGTAAGAGATACCATTCGATACTGGGCACAGAAAGGCGTAAAATGGCTAAAAGTTTATACCGGAACGAGACCGCAAGATTTAAAAGTAATTGTTGATGAAGCACACAAAAATAATCTAAAAGTCACAGGGCATCTTTGTGCTACGACCTATGCCGAAGCTGCCGAAATCGGTATTGATGCCATTGAACACGGCTTCATACATAGCTATGACCACGCATCCGAACGGGAAATCGGTACTTGTGTTGGGAATAATGATTTTAGAACAAACTTGGCCATTGAGAGCGATGAAGTTAAGGAGGTTCAACAAAAACTGATTAAAAATGGAGTAGCCTTAGGTTCCACATTAGCCATTTTTGAGGCTCAGGCAAACGTAGCAGCGGACGAAAGGGATTTAGAGGTAATGGCACCTTATCACCGTGCGGCATACAATACTCGTAAGCAAAGAAAACAAGCACAGGGTGATGCTTGGTATTTCAAAGAAGAATGGCTTACCAAATCAATGGCATACGAACTTCAGTTCTTTAAAATGGGAGGATTGTTAGTAGCAGGTCTTGACCCTGGCCTTCATAATATGCCAGGCTTTGGTGACCAAAAAAATTATGAATTATTTGTTGAGGCAGGATTCAAGCCAGAGGAGGCTATTCAAGTTATGACTTCCAACGGTGCCAAGCTTCTAGAACGAAACGATATCGGTACGATTGAAGAAGGAAAAATTGCAAATTTGGTGGTACTTAATGGCGACTTAGAGAATAACCCAAAGACAATCAGAGAAGTAGCAACAGTATTCAAAAATGGAATTGGATATGACCCGAAGAAGCTAATTAATTCAGTGAAGGATAATGTGGGCTCAGAAACAGACAATTCAATGACCTATTTTGGGCAAAAACTACCCTTTAATGAACCAGAATTGTTTGCGCCAAATATCATTTCAAAACCGAACAGGCACGAGTTTGGATGTACTTTTTCCAAGGATGGAACTGAATTCTATTTTGGTGTCGATAATAATGGCGTTATGGAAATACATTTTTCAAACTTAACAGATGGTGTTTGGTCACCTCAGAGTAAGTTATTTGAATCAGATTCTATAAGCTATAACGACCCAATGTTTTCACCAGACCAAAAAAGACTTTACTTTATATCTAATCGGTCGCTTGATGGAAAAAAAAAAGAAGACATAGACATTTGGTATGTAGAGCGAGATAGCATAGAGTCAGAGTGGTCTGAACCGTTAAATTTGGGGTTGCCTGTAAACAGTCCCTTGAATGAATATTATGCATCTTTTACAGATGAAGGAACGCTTTATTTTGCATCAAAAGATAAAACCGAAGATGCACCTCGTTATGCTTTTGACATCTATCTTTCTGAATATGAGAATGGACAATTCTTAAAACCCGAAATCTTACCTGAATCCATAAACACCAATAGATATGAGGCCGATGTGTTTATTGCACTAGATGAGTCATATATGATATTCTGTTCTATCCGTAAAAATGGACTTGGCCAAGGAGATTTGTACATCAGCTTTAAAGACGTAGACGGAAATTGGACTGAGGCAGTAAATATGGGAGAATCAATTAATTCCGATAAGCACGAATTATGTCCTTTTGTATCGGCAGATGGAAAATACCTCTTTTACACGAGCAATCAAGATATATACTGGGTAAGCACAAAAATTTTGGAGAATTACAGAAAGTAA
- a CDS encoding helix-turn-helix transcriptional regulator, translating into MDKEKPRLARLTAILIQLQSKRIVTAKDIAEKHNVSVRTVYRDIRTLEKSGIPIVTEEGKGYSVMDGYKIPPVMFTQEEANALITAEQLIRKNKDQSLTEQYESAITKIKSVLKYTQKEKTELLSNRIQVRNNRENEKTSEYLIQLQSTISNYQTVKINYLSLENKQSQREIEPFALYTTQENWVLIAFCRLKKDFRAFRLDCIQKMQVLENHFEPHKMSLQEYLEKCSEKYKNTPDIPLAQGQSTFALNHKT; encoded by the coding sequence ATGGACAAAGAAAAACCCAGACTTGCGAGATTGACAGCAATCCTAATCCAATTACAATCAAAACGGATTGTAACAGCAAAGGATATTGCCGAAAAACATAACGTAAGTGTTAGAACGGTTTATCGTGACATCCGAACTCTTGAGAAATCGGGAATTCCAATCGTGACGGAAGAGGGAAAAGGCTATTCGGTTATGGACGGTTATAAAATTCCGCCAGTTATGTTCACCCAAGAGGAAGCGAACGCATTAATAACAGCAGAGCAGCTTATTCGAAAAAACAAAGACCAATCCCTGACCGAACAATATGAAAGTGCCATAACAAAAATCAAATCGGTCTTAAAATACACCCAAAAAGAAAAAACGGAATTACTATCCAACAGAATACAAGTTCGAAACAACCGTGAAAACGAAAAAACAAGCGAATATCTCATTCAACTTCAATCAACCATTTCAAATTACCAGACAGTAAAAATTAACTATCTGTCATTGGAAAACAAACAAAGCCAAAGAGAGATAGAACCATTTGCATTGTACACCACACAGGAAAATTGGGTTCTTATCGCTTTTTGCAGACTTAAAAAAGATTTTAGAGCATTCCGCCTTGATTGCATTCAAAAAATGCAAGTCTTGGAAAATCATTTTGAACCTCATAAAATGAGTTTGCAAGAGTATCTTGAAAAATGCAGCGAAAAATATAAAAACACCCCTGACATACCTTTGGCACAAGGTCAATCTACCTTTGCATTGAATCATAAAACTTAA
- a CDS encoding Crp/Fnr family transcriptional regulator codes for MNPITNFIEKIDQQNLWDNKLELSRKEHLKVKGSIDTNLYFVVSGSLRIYVLDEFEENIIRFGYKNNFIASLDSFMTEKPSDLYIQAIKKTELKVIKKTTFMNLIESSVENTKIWHIMLGDLIFQQMERERDILTSSPIERYKRVLARSPKLFQEIPNKYIASYLRMTPETLSRIKKS; via the coding sequence ATGAACCCGATAACAAACTTTATAGAGAAAATTGACCAGCAGAATTTATGGGACAACAAGCTAGAATTAAGCCGAAAAGAACATTTAAAGGTAAAAGGGAGCATTGATACAAATCTCTACTTTGTAGTCAGTGGAAGTTTGAGAATCTATGTGTTGGACGAATTTGAAGAGAATATAATAAGATTTGGCTATAAAAATAATTTCATAGCGTCTTTGGATTCTTTTATGACTGAAAAACCGTCAGATTTATACATTCAAGCAATAAAAAAAACGGAATTAAAAGTTATCAAAAAGACGACATTTATGAACTTGATAGAAAGTTCAGTAGAAAATACCAAAATCTGGCATATAATGCTCGGAGATTTGATATTTCAACAAATGGAAAGAGAACGAGATATTTTAACTTCTTCGCCAATAGAAAGGTACAAAAGAGTTTTGGCAAGAAGTCCCAAATTATTTCAAGAAATCCCAAACAAGTATATTGCATCGTACTTGAGAATGACACCCGAAACATTATCAAGAATCAAAAAGTCTTAA
- a CDS encoding tyrosine-type recombinase/integrase: MRRGELLNLKLIDSKRMLIRVESGKGRYTLLSKALLQDLRQYYSLHKPKEYLFEGEKGGKYSGSSVRKIVKMAARKAGIRKSVYPHMLRHSFATHLLEQGTDLRHIQVLLGHRSSKTTEVYTHVADNTFKNICNLLDSP, encoded by the coding sequence TTGCGAAGAGGCGAACTTTTGAATTTGAAGCTTATAGATAGTAAACGTATGCTAATACGGGTAGAAAGCGGAAAAGGTAGATACACGCTACTTTCTAAAGCACTTTTGCAGGATTTACGGCAGTATTACAGCCTACATAAGCCCAAAGAATACCTGTTTGAGGGAGAAAAAGGTGGGAAGTACTCAGGAAGTAGTGTGCGTAAGATTGTGAAGATGGCTGCCCGGAAAGCTGGGATACGCAAATCGGTGTACCCTCATATGTTACGGCACTCCTTTGCTACTCATTTGCTTGAGCAAGGAACAGATTTACGCCATATTCAAGTATTACTTGGGCATCGGTCAAGTAAAACGACGGAGGTATACACTCATGTAGCGGACAATACTTTCAAAAACATCTGTAATTTACTAGATTCACCTTAA
- a CDS encoding SH3 domain-containing protein, which produces MGQDDTKAFRDKLRENSSLAIINDADGYTNVRDGKSSQSNIIDKIYKNELFYFHPEAGENWLIVNKFWNVYGYVHRSRIQSIETLTTDSKISLIRDIFKKEQSFIKSRKAGEQTSEEWISHHEKKYDPILEITEELICQTKNEELLKLLLTNMKLDTGSADEAPMWALGAIYVCNPDWTIKQIKLTQSTSLKVELEFGFENVTYNQKPDNYEELKQMINEL; this is translated from the coding sequence TTGGGGCAAGATGACACAAAAGCGTTTAGAGATAAACTCAGAGAAAATTCATCTCTGGCGATAATCAATGATGCTGATGGATATACAAATGTAAGAGATGGTAAGAGTAGCCAGTCAAATATTATTGATAAAATATACAAAAATGAATTGTTCTACTTTCATCCAGAAGCGGGTGAGAATTGGCTAATTGTTAACAAATTTTGGAACGTATATGGTTACGTACATAGGAGCAGAATTCAATCTATTGAAACACTGACTACTGATAGTAAAATTTCTTTAATTAGAGATATTTTCAAAAAAGAGCAAAGCTTCATTAAGTCAAGAAAAGCTGGAGAGCAGACCTCTGAAGAATGGATCAGCCATCATGAAAAAAAGTATGATCCGATTCTTGAGATAACTGAAGAACTGATCTGTCAGACCAAAAATGAGGAATTGCTGAAGCTGTTGCTGACAAACATGAAGTTAGACACTGGCTCAGCAGATGAAGCACCTATGTGGGCATTGGGAGCAATCTATGTTTGCAATCCAGATTGGACAATTAAACAGATCAAACTCACCCAATCTACTTCCTTGAAGGTGGAATTAGAATTTGGATTTGAAAACGTAACTTACAATCAGAAACCTGATAATTACGAGGAATTGAAACAAATGATAAATGAATTGTGA
- a CDS encoding DinB family protein produces the protein MERTLPIFVKKTMTIKSEQLIQDLIERTRININQAEKFNSLSTEKLNWRIEQGSWSILECFEHLNLYGDFYIPEIKNRIESSKTLPKESFKPGFLGNYFAKSMLPKEKLNKMKTFKDKNPIGSGLDKRTIVRFINQQEQLLNLLDKSKEIDLNKTKTAISISKWIKLKLGDTFRVVIYHNDRHIVQANKILDEKKPTHNNV, from the coding sequence TTGGAAAGAACATTACCGATTTTTGTTAAAAAAACAATGACAATAAAATCAGAACAATTAATACAGGACTTGATAGAAAGAACTCGAATAAATATCAACCAAGCCGAAAAATTCAATTCCCTTTCAACCGAAAAGCTGAATTGGAGGATTGAACAAGGAAGTTGGAGTATTTTAGAATGTTTCGAGCATTTGAATTTGTACGGAGATTTTTATATTCCAGAAATCAAGAACAGAATAGAAAGTTCAAAAACACTTCCGAAAGAAAGCTTCAAACCTGGATTTTTAGGTAATTATTTTGCAAAAAGTATGTTGCCAAAGGAAAAACTGAATAAAATGAAAACGTTTAAGGACAAAAACCCTATTGGTAGTGGGTTGGACAAAAGGACTATTGTGCGTTTTATTAATCAACAAGAGCAATTATTAAATCTTTTGGACAAGTCAAAAGAAATAGATTTGAACAAAACCAAAACAGCGATTAGCATATCCAAGTGGATTAAATTAAAGCTTGGAGATACATTCAGAGTTGTCATATATCATAATGACCGACATATTGTACAAGCGAATAAAATACTGGACGAAAAAAAGCCTACGCACAACAATGTATAA
- a CDS encoding M56 family metallopeptidase — translation MNTVLLYLLESSVYLLVLGLVYKWLLSRQTHFTWMRAFLLSLVVASLVLPLLPTPATWFSKLINPEIVEPAVSNPIFTLNWLTPSSVLNSPTATSETASLISLPLLLLVVYSVGFSYRLLVFGVNLTKIRKSIVCSTKRREGNYWLVNLSHKEPTFSFLNYVFISSQSTFTPAEYQQVLQHELVHVRQRHTLDLLLFELTHILLWFHPVIPYLKKQLREVHEYLADQAVAKKPEEQRDYAHLLLKLASEDRPLSLATSFFGKQVGRRIAMLTKPRSHPKQRWFFASIIPLCASIFLLSACLEEPTNNASSISSSPNQAVEKSDNMRTIGQIRWEGNTVYSDEFLTEALGLQSGDPYDSAEMNQRLNYSADGSDMASLYMDQGYLFFRVDVQEVELAKNKVDLVLSIYEGEVIKISEIHILGNQDIAEETILEEITIKPGELFNRSKLVESQKAIADMGYFDSEQVGINPIPDPENKEVTIEFILKPKAE, via the coding sequence ATGAATACTGTTCTGTTGTATCTCTTAGAATCCTCCGTCTATCTATTAGTTCTCGGCTTAGTGTACAAATGGCTGCTCTCCCGGCAAACTCATTTTACATGGATGAGAGCTTTTTTACTTTCGTTGGTAGTCGCCAGCTTAGTCTTGCCATTATTGCCCACTCCGGCTACTTGGTTTAGCAAATTGATAAATCCTGAAATAGTAGAACCTGCTGTTTCAAATCCAATCTTTACTCTGAATTGGTTGACACCATCGTCAGTTTTGAATAGTCCCACTGCTACATCAGAAACGGCATCGCTAATTAGTTTGCCGTTGCTATTGTTAGTAGTTTATTCAGTAGGCTTTTCTTACCGACTGCTAGTTTTTGGGGTGAACCTCACTAAAATCCGCAAATCAATAGTATGTTCTACTAAACGAAGAGAGGGAAATTACTGGCTTGTCAATTTATCTCACAAAGAGCCAACCTTTTCTTTTCTGAACTATGTGTTCATCAGCTCTCAGAGTACCTTTACTCCAGCAGAATATCAGCAAGTGTTGCAGCACGAATTAGTGCATGTGCGACAACGACACACTCTCGATCTGCTACTATTTGAGCTAACTCATATTTTATTGTGGTTCCATCCGGTCATTCCCTATCTCAAGAAACAGTTGCGAGAGGTGCATGAGTATCTGGCTGACCAGGCAGTTGCGAAAAAACCGGAAGAGCAACGAGACTACGCTCACCTACTGCTCAAACTGGCTTCCGAAGATCGCCCTCTATCCTTAGCTACTAGCTTTTTTGGTAAGCAAGTTGGACGCCGAATTGCTATGCTAACCAAACCACGATCTCACCCAAAACAACGTTGGTTTTTCGCTTCAATAATTCCATTGTGTGCGAGCATATTTTTGTTGAGTGCCTGTCTGGAAGAGCCTACTAATAACGCAAGCTCTATTTCGTCATCACCTAATCAAGCCGTGGAAAAATCTGATAATATGCGAACAATTGGACAGATTCGGTGGGAGGGAAATACGGTTTACAGTGACGAATTTTTGACGGAAGCGCTTGGTTTGCAATCGGGCGATCCGTATGATTCAGCAGAGATGAATCAGCGGCTAAATTATAGTGCCGACGGCTCCGATATGGCTTCTCTGTACATGGATCAGGGGTACTTATTCTTTAGGGTGGATGTTCAAGAAGTTGAATTAGCAAAAAATAAAGTTGATCTAGTATTGAGTATCTACGAAGGCGAAGTAATCAAAATCAGTGAGATTCATATTCTGGGAAATCAAGATATAGCTGAGGAAACGATTTTGGAAGAAATTACCATTAAACCAGGGGAGTTATTTAATCGCTCCAAGCTAGTTGAGTCTCAAAAAGCCATTGCTGATATGGGTTACTTTGATTCTGAGCAGGTTGGAATCAATCCAATACCTGATCCTGAAAACAAAGAAGTTACCATAGAATTTATTCTAAAACCTAAAGCTGAGTAA